From Echinicola jeungdonensis, the proteins below share one genomic window:
- a CDS encoding VOC family protein produces the protein MIDKPNNPFEDSALTTILVVSDMAKSKTFYVDVLGAKIFREYGGDSLVLEFLGNWLLLVTPGGPTQDKPDVHFVVPEIKNKVSHSYTIRVKDCHKSYEILKERGAEFITPPFVRGAETRCFFRDPDGHLFEISEYRG, from the coding sequence ATGATTGACAAGCCAAACAACCCATTTGAAGACTCAGCTTTAACTACCATATTGGTGGTATCCGATATGGCTAAATCCAAAACTTTTTATGTGGATGTCTTGGGAGCAAAAATTTTCAGGGAATATGGCGGGGACTCATTGGTTTTGGAATTTTTGGGGAATTGGCTTTTACTGGTTACTCCTGGAGGTCCAACCCAAGACAAGCCTGATGTTCATTTTGTTGTTCCGGAAATTAAAAATAAAGTCAGCCATTCTTATACCATTCGAGTGAAAGATTGCCATAAATCCTACGAAATATTAAAAGAGAGGGGAGCTGAATTTATTACGCCCCCATTTGTAAGAGGAGCTGAAACCAGATGTTTTTTTCGAGATCCGGATGGTCATTTATTTGAGATAAGTGAATACCGGGGATAA
- the aac(6') gene encoding aminoglycoside 6'-N-acetyltransferase has protein sequence MKRIAYFQFENSDFDQLLKMSQKLWKDFDKAQLENLLKQTTQSEKYNILIAKDPKGKCVGFSIFSIRTDYVEGAEKSPTGYLEGIFVEAEFRKMGMAKEFLRIGEFWCKEKGCTQIGSDTWLNDKESREFHKRVGFWEEEEVVHFLKNLK, from the coding sequence ATGAAACGAATAGCATATTTCCAATTTGAGAATTCGGATTTTGACCAACTTCTTAAGATGAGTCAAAAACTATGGAAGGATTTTGATAAAGCCCAACTAGAAAATCTCCTTAAGCAGACTACTCAATCGGAAAAATATAATATTCTAATCGCAAAAGATCCGAAGGGTAAGTGTGTAGGGTTTTCAATATTCTCCATAAGGACTGATTACGTAGAAGGTGCAGAAAAATCACCAACGGGTTATTTAGAAGGAATTTTTGTGGAGGCTGAATTTAGAAAAATGGGTATGGCCAAGGAATTTTTGCGAATTGGTGAATTTTGGTGCAAAGAAAAAGGATGTACTCAAATAGGTTCTGATACTTGGTTAAATGACAAGGAATCCAGGGAGTTTCATAAGAGAGTAGGATTTTGGGAAGAAGAGGAAGTAGTGCACTTTTTGAAGAATTTAAAATAA
- a CDS encoding MotA/TolQ/ExbB proton channel family protein: MMELFDLAPYAWLPLSCGLIVIVVGFIKLLKLRQTKNPEAVGIFEIWLMGIIALLLGILGPILNMMRTFDAFSHAGDISPSIVANGIKSSYTSIIIGLAVLVISLIIWGILKETKQNRIISKTIDKVNLG, encoded by the coding sequence ATGATGGAATTATTTGATTTGGCTCCTTATGCATGGCTGCCTCTTTCCTGCGGCTTGATTGTTATCGTTGTTGGATTTATCAAACTTTTGAAATTACGCCAAACAAAAAATCCGGAGGCTGTTGGTATTTTTGAGATCTGGTTGATGGGGATCATTGCTTTACTTTTAGGAATCTTAGGACCGATATTGAATATGATGCGTACTTTTGATGCTTTCTCACATGCAGGTGATATTTCTCCCTCTATTGTAGCTAATGGGATAAAAAGTTCTTATACATCAATAATAATTGGATTGGCTGTTCTGGTAATTTCCTTGATAATTTGGGGTATATTAAAAGAAACAAAGCAAAACCGGATCATTTCAAAAACGATTGATAAAGTTAATTTAGGATAA
- a CDS encoding putative quinol monooxygenase, producing the protein MKLTKKYLIPLILMLTLLTNCKMGNNNEPKDIYTLGIWTVKPGKEKEFINEWNEFANWTEKNISGPGKAYLLQDEKNPLRFISFGPWDNEKSIQVWRESNEFKSFAAKVKDLCDDFQPNTLKKVSNSK; encoded by the coding sequence ATGAAGCTGACTAAAAAGTATTTAATCCCGCTAATTTTAATGTTAACTCTCTTAACTAATTGTAAAATGGGAAATAACAACGAACCTAAAGACATTTATACATTGGGCATTTGGACAGTAAAGCCTGGAAAAGAAAAAGAATTTATTAATGAGTGGAACGAATTTGCTAATTGGACAGAAAAAAACATCTCTGGCCCAGGAAAAGCTTATCTGTTACAAGATGAAAAAAATCCTTTGAGATTTATCTCCTTTGGACCTTGGGACAATGAAAAGTCAATTCAGGTATGGCGGGAAAGCAATGAGTTTAAAAGTTTTGCTGCCAAAGTCAAGGACCTCTGTGATGACTTTCAACCTAATACTTTAAAAAAGGTATCGAATTCAAAATGA
- a CDS encoding IS91 family transposase has translation MDILNKRNSGVELSDILLGQKESFLSGNSPCTAQYKAYLDIISCRTSEMGSHTLACDSCGHTKTSYNSCRNRHCPKCQYIKQQVWVEKLRSRLLPVRYFHVVFTVPDFLRPLFYTNQRYGYKLLFEASSAAVKKAALNPAFLGVESGCMAVLHTWGQSLSYHPHIHMLVPAGGLDSDGQEWIVAHKKFFVPVKALSAIYRGVFMEKLIRALEGNLLRIPEKQAKLFADPRLLRREAYAKFWHVYIKKTFRGANQVVSYLGRYTHRVAISNSRIQWTDGKAVSFRWKDYRDNRNRTMSLSCHEFVRRFMQHILPSGFYKIRYYGIMASANSRTKMETCFSLLKKTGYISFYQGLTTYEILEEVLGPDFFLCPCCKRGKMVFGIASPKEKGP, from the coding sequence ATGGATATCCTTAACAAGAGGAACAGCGGGGTAGAACTTTCCGATATCCTTCTGGGGCAGAAAGAATCCTTTCTTTCAGGAAACAGCCCGTGTACCGCCCAGTACAAGGCCTATCTGGACATCATTTCCTGCAGGACATCTGAAATGGGTTCCCATACCCTGGCATGTGACAGCTGTGGCCATACCAAAACGAGCTATAACAGCTGCCGGAACCGCCATTGTCCCAAGTGCCAGTATATCAAACAGCAGGTATGGGTAGAAAAGCTCAGGAGCAGGTTGCTGCCGGTGAGGTACTTTCACGTAGTGTTCACCGTCCCGGACTTTCTCAGGCCGCTTTTTTATACCAACCAGCGGTATGGTTACAAGCTCCTGTTTGAAGCCTCTTCGGCCGCAGTGAAAAAGGCTGCCCTGAACCCCGCTTTTCTGGGGGTTGAAAGCGGCTGTATGGCGGTGCTGCATACATGGGGACAGTCCCTGTCCTACCATCCACATATCCACATGCTTGTTCCTGCCGGGGGACTGGACAGCGATGGGCAGGAGTGGATCGTCGCCCATAAAAAGTTCTTTGTTCCGGTGAAGGCACTGTCAGCTATTTACAGGGGCGTATTTATGGAAAAACTTATCAGGGCGTTGGAAGGAAACCTTCTCAGGATACCGGAAAAGCAGGCAAAACTGTTTGCCGACCCAAGGCTTCTCAGGCGGGAAGCCTATGCAAAGTTTTGGCATGTCTACATCAAAAAGACCTTCAGGGGGGCAAACCAGGTGGTCAGCTATCTGGGAAGGTATACCCACCGCGTGGCCATCAGCAACAGCAGGATCCAATGGACTGATGGGAAAGCGGTCAGTTTCAGGTGGAAGGACTACAGGGACAACAGGAACAGGACCATGAGCCTCAGCTGCCACGAGTTTGTAAGGAGGTTTATGCAGCACATCCTCCCTTCTGGATTTTACAAGATCAGGTACTACGGGATCATGGCCTCGGCAAACAGCAGGACCAAAATGGAAACCTGCTTCAGCTTGCTGAAAAAGACAGGGTACATCTCCTTCTACCAGGGACTGACCACTTACGAGATACTTGAAGAGGTACTGGGCCCGGACTTCTTCCTTTGCCCCTGCTGTAAACGGGGAAAAATGGTGTTCGGGATTGCTTCACCAAAAGAAAAAGGCCCCTGA
- a CDS encoding tyrosine-type recombinase/integrase yields MYEEMLVRNYSPRTISTYISLVSAVSKHFGKIPEQISIGKLKEYLFHKVEVNKMSPSGVNQTISAFKILFKDVLGRSWDPVRIKRPRRPQLLPSVFSKEEISLILNSIRNRKHYCLLALTYASGLRLNEVISLKPCDIDSDRMQLKVRGGKGYKDRYTLLPKGLLERLREYYRYYRPKTYLFEGRTPGKPHSEKSAQCVLKKAMECAGVTKHASFHTLRHSFATHLLEQGTNVRLIQELLGHKSLRTTTVYLHVTNLNPAQIKSPLDEL; encoded by the coding sequence ATGTATGAGGAAATGTTGGTCAGGAACTATTCCCCCAGGACCATCAGTACCTACATCAGCCTTGTATCGGCAGTTTCCAAACATTTTGGAAAGATCCCCGAACAGATCAGTATTGGTAAGTTAAAGGAATACCTTTTCCATAAGGTCGAAGTCAACAAAATGTCCCCTTCAGGGGTGAATCAGACCATCAGTGCGTTCAAAATACTTTTCAAAGATGTCCTGGGCAGGAGCTGGGATCCGGTAAGAATCAAGCGGCCCAGACGGCCCCAACTCCTCCCTTCTGTTTTTTCGAAAGAGGAGATATCCCTTATACTGAACTCCATAAGGAACAGAAAGCATTATTGCCTGCTGGCCCTCACCTACGCCTCCGGTCTGAGGCTGAACGAGGTGATCAGCCTGAAGCCCTGTGATATCGACAGTGACAGGATGCAGCTGAAAGTAAGGGGAGGAAAGGGATATAAGGACAGGTATACCCTGCTGCCAAAAGGGCTGTTGGAAAGGCTCCGGGAATACTACAGGTACTACCGGCCCAAAACCTATCTTTTCGAAGGCCGGACACCTGGCAAACCCCACAGTGAAAAGAGTGCACAGTGCGTTTTAAAAAAAGCCATGGAATGCGCAGGGGTAACAAAGCATGCTTCTTTCCATACCCTTCGCCACTCCTTTGCCACGCACCTTCTTGAGCAGGGAACCAATGTCAGGTTAATCCAGGAGCTGTTGGGCCACAAATCCCTCAGGACCACTACGGTTTACCTGCATGTGACCAACTTGAATCCGGCACAGATCAAAAGTCCCCTGGACGAGCTGTGA
- a CDS encoding DUF805 domain-containing protein — MYYYLKGLHQYADFKGRARRKEYWMFTLFNILISIAAVLLDNLIGWTIGAFTYGPIFLTYLLAIFLPSLGVTVRRLHDIGKSAWLVLIAFIPFIGAIWLLILMVADGDPYPNKYGNNPKMATAEA, encoded by the coding sequence ATGTACTATTACCTGAAAGGATTACACCAGTATGCTGATTTTAAGGGCCGGGCCAGAAGGAAAGAATACTGGATGTTTACCCTTTTTAATATTTTGATCAGCATAGCGGCCGTTTTACTCGACAACCTAATTGGCTGGACAATTGGAGCATTTACCTATGGACCGATCTTCCTGACCTATTTGCTGGCCATTTTTCTTCCCAGTCTGGGGGTAACGGTAAGAAGGCTTCACGATATAGGCAAAAGCGCTTGGTTGGTTCTGATTGCTTTTATTCCCTTTATCGGGGCCATATGGTTGCTGATATTGATGGTGGCCGATGGCGATCCCTACCCCAATAAATACGGCAACAATCCAAAAATGGCCACAGCAGAAGCCTAA
- a CDS encoding SRPBCC family protein: protein MMNKTNFKKDLANRKILVEREFNAPLEVVWKAWTEPAQLDQWWAPKPWKAKTKKMDFREGGHWLYCMKGPEGEKHWSRADFKIVDPPNRYAGQDAFCDENGQITDEMPQMYWDVQFEAKDRKTLVKVDITFSSEADLEKIVEMGFQEGFAAGHENLDELLEQQALAK, encoded by the coding sequence ATGATGAATAAGACCAATTTTAAAAAAGACCTTGCAAACCGGAAAATTTTAGTGGAAAGGGAGTTTAATGCTCCCCTGGAGGTAGTCTGGAAAGCCTGGACGGAACCTGCCCAGCTGGATCAATGGTGGGCTCCCAAACCCTGGAAAGCGAAAACCAAAAAGATGGATTTCAGGGAAGGAGGCCATTGGTTGTACTGCATGAAAGGTCCGGAAGGGGAAAAACATTGGAGCCGGGCTGATTTTAAAATAGTAGATCCACCAAACCGTTATGCAGGTCAGGATGCTTTTTGTGATGAAAATGGTCAAATCACTGATGAAATGCCCCAGATGTATTGGGATGTCCAGTTTGAGGCCAAGGACCGGAAAACCCTGGTAAAGGTGGATATCACCTTTTCTTCTGAAGCTGATTTGGAAAAAATCGTTGAAATGGGCTTCCAGGAAGGATTTGCTGCGGGCCATGAAAATCTGGATGAATTGCTAGAGCAACAAGCTTTGGCGAAGTAA
- a CDS encoding ArsR/SmtB family transcription factor produces the protein METRRDVFQAIADPTRRGILSQLINRPQNLNSLASHFEMSRQAVSLHVKILEECEVIRIKKDGRERYCQLQPEKLAEIAIWMEPFQKMWRNRFQQLDDLLDPLLDPLNEQDDE, from the coding sequence ATGGAAACCCGAAGAGATGTATTTCAGGCAATAGCAGATCCGACCAGGCGGGGCATTCTTTCCCAATTAATCAACCGGCCACAGAATCTGAATTCTCTTGCTTCCCATTTTGAAATGAGCAGGCAGGCGGTTTCCCTGCATGTTAAAATTTTGGAAGAATGTGAAGTGATCAGGATCAAAAAGGATGGCAGGGAAAGATATTGTCAGCTTCAGCCCGAAAAGCTGGCGGAAATTGCTATTTGGATGGAGCCTTTCCAAAAAATGTGGAGGAACAGGTTCCAGCAATTGGATGATTTATTAGACCCATTATTAGACCCATTAAATGAGCAAGATGATGAATAA
- a CDS encoding SDR family oxidoreductase, translating to MKNSILITGATGALGGMVTEKLLDNGVEDLAVLVRDPEKATDLKEKGVEIRVGNYEDKESLLAAFKGIDKLYFVSGSEIQNRTPLHLNVVNSAKEAGVKYIVYTSFQRKNETESSPIAAVAESHLKTEKAILESGMNYTLLQHGIYMDLLPAFMGEKVLETGTIYLPAGDAPVSFTLREDMANVAVEVLSGEGYENKEFVINNEEALSFEEIAKILTEITGKNISYHSPSEEEYLQALKNAGVTDEFAGMFAGFAGAFKEGEFTDTYQNIFKITGKKPVSVREFLSRVYSNN from the coding sequence ATGAAAAACAGCATCTTAATTACAGGAGCTACCGGGGCCCTGGGCGGAATGGTTACCGAGAAATTGCTGGATAATGGGGTAGAAGATTTAGCCGTATTGGTAAGGGATCCGGAAAAGGCCACGGATCTTAAGGAAAAAGGAGTGGAAATCCGGGTAGGGAATTATGAAGATAAGGAAAGCTTACTGGCTGCATTTAAAGGAATTGATAAATTATATTTTGTTTCCGGCAGTGAGATTCAAAACCGGACCCCACTGCATTTGAATGTAGTCAATTCAGCCAAAGAAGCCGGGGTGAAGTATATAGTTTATACCAGTTTTCAAAGGAAAAATGAAACCGAAAGCTCTCCTATTGCTGCGGTGGCGGAAAGCCATTTGAAAACGGAAAAGGCGATATTGGAATCAGGCATGAATTATACCCTGTTGCAACATGGCATATATATGGATCTGTTGCCTGCCTTTATGGGCGAGAAAGTATTGGAGACTGGAACGATCTATTTACCGGCAGGTGATGCTCCAGTGAGTTTTACCCTTCGGGAGGATATGGCTAATGTAGCTGTGGAAGTCCTGAGCGGTGAAGGGTATGAAAATAAAGAGTTTGTAATAAACAATGAGGAAGCCCTTTCTTTTGAGGAGATTGCAAAAATATTGACTGAGATTACCGGCAAAAATATCAGTTACCATTCCCCTTCTGAAGAGGAATACCTTCAAGCCCTTAAAAATGCCGGGGTTACTGATGAATTTGCCGGGATGTTTGCCGGTTTTGCCGGAGCATTTAAAGAAGGAGAATTCACTGATACTTACCAAAATATCTTTAAAATTACCGGGAAAAAACCAGTTTCAGTCAGGGAGTTTTTATCCCGGGTTTATTCCAATAATTAA
- a CDS encoding NAD(P)H-dependent oxidoreductase has translation MSLLDNLHWRYATKKMNGETIPEEKLNYILEAARLAPSSSGLQPYRVLVISDPELKEKIKPIAMGQSQITDASHLLIFAAWDNYTENKIDSVFKKTLNQRGLPSNTMDDYRNNLWGMYSQKSEEWHAHHAAKQAYIAFGLAIAAAAEQKVDATPMEGFDPEALDELLDLKDKGLKSVLLLPLGYWDENKDWLVNMKKVRTSKEEFFMEPSF, from the coding sequence ATGAGCTTATTAGATAATTTGCATTGGCGTTATGCAACCAAAAAAATGAATGGGGAAACCATCCCAGAGGAAAAACTGAATTATATATTGGAAGCAGCCCGTCTGGCACCCTCCTCTTCAGGTTTACAACCTTACCGTGTTTTGGTCATAAGTGATCCGGAGTTAAAAGAAAAAATAAAGCCCATAGCCATGGGGCAAAGCCAAATCACAGATGCATCCCATCTGCTGATCTTTGCTGCCTGGGATAATTATACCGAAAACAAAATTGATTCGGTTTTCAAGAAAACATTAAACCAAAGAGGGCTTCCATCCAATACCATGGATGATTATAGAAATAACCTTTGGGGCATGTATAGCCAAAAATCTGAAGAATGGCATGCCCATCATGCGGCCAAGCAGGCTTATATTGCTTTTGGATTGGCCATTGCGGCAGCAGCAGAACAAAAAGTGGATGCCACACCCATGGAAGGTTTTGATCCGGAAGCTTTGGACGAGCTGTTGGATTTAAAGGATAAAGGCCTCAAAAGTGTGCTTTTATTGCCCCTGGGATACTGGGATGAAAATAAGGATTGGCTGGTCAATATGAAAAAGGTAAGAACCTCCAAAGAGGAGTTTTTTATGGAGCCATCTTTTTAA